A genomic segment from Malaclemys terrapin pileata isolate rMalTer1 chromosome 1, rMalTer1.hap1, whole genome shotgun sequence encodes:
- the LOC128830364 gene encoding claw keratin-like, giving the protein MTFSSLWYPECGVARPSPVTGSFNEPCVRQCPDSEVVIRPSPVVVTLPGPILSNFPQQSEVAAVGAPVVGAGFGGSYGLGGLYGYGGHYGGLYGLGRLGGYGGRYGYGGFLGNGGYCGYPGLYGYGGLWGNGGHCGYPGLYGYGGLWGYRGHCGYPGLYGYGGLSGSGVSCHRYLSGSSGPC; this is encoded by the coding sequence ATGACTTTCTCCAGCCTGTGGTATCCAGAATGCGGGGTGGCCCGACCCAGTCCAGTCACTGGCAGCTTCAACGAGCCATGCGTTAGGCAGTGCCCTGACTCCGAAGTGGTGATCAGACCCTCACCGGTTGTTGTGACCCTCCCTGGACCAATTCTCAGCAATTTCCCTCAACAGAGCGAAGTGGCAGCTGTAGGAGCACCTGTGGTCGGAGCCGGTTTCGGAGGCTCATATGGTTTGGGGGGATTATACGGCTATGGAGGCCATTACGGAGGATTGTATGGTTTAGGGAGATTAGGTGGTTATGGTGGCCGTTACGGTTATGGGGGATTCTTGGGCAATGGGGGATACTGTGGTTACCCAGGTCTTTATGGTTATGGGGGATTATGGGGAAATGGGGGACACTGCGGTTACCCGGGCCTTTACGGTTATGGGGGATTATGGGGATATAGGGGACACTGCGGCTACCCAGGCCTTTATGGTTATGGGGGATTAAGTGGTTCCGGGGTATCTTGCCATAGGTACCTCAGTGGAAGCAGTGGGCCATGTTAA